From a region of the Armatimonadota bacterium genome:
- a CDS encoding DUF4127 family protein, translating to MTVLFVPPDTRPHPLDLPLQLARIAGLDVRTPPAPCLPRLNEPGDLEALHGWLMEGAQEATAAVVSLETLTLGGLIPSRRVETPVEEAVRRLEVLETLRARGVRIYAHATIPRVATGDDPFEERPYYARFGPQLRSYSLWADRAARGDPGAAQRLEEVRHALPPEVLADFLVLRERGRRIHLEALELVRRGVLKRLHLTLDDTAPEGLSVMDRRFLSERVRALGLQDRVRIYPGADEVPCTLLARLLLDEVARRPRVRVISPVADLERIPTRYEDEPLGRLLRGHLEAAGLREAGPGEEADLVVALNAPGRAQGEAAHQPDPGWVDTPERDLGAFVDRIGEAVRAGLPVAVLDVAYANGADDRFVRLLLDRVDPTRLAAYAGWNTAGNTLGSGLGLGVATLLGTNPLPRLEALLVRLAEDWLYQARVRQEADRALEHPDPYDLGPLWPRAQEEVRGRLVPRIEALWREHFAPRLPSVALRLEPPELSWPRLHGVRVRLRIVPGG from the coding sequence GTGACCGTGCTGTTCGTCCCGCCCGATACCCGGCCTCATCCCCTGGACCTTCCCCTGCAGCTGGCGCGGATCGCGGGGCTGGATGTTCGCACGCCGCCTGCTCCCTGCCTTCCCCGACTCAACGAACCCGGAGATCTCGAGGCCCTGCACGGATGGCTAATGGAGGGGGCCCAGGAGGCCACGGCAGCCGTGGTGAGCCTTGAAACCCTCACCCTGGGCGGCCTCATCCCCTCCCGGCGGGTGGAGACGCCTGTGGAGGAGGCGGTGCGGAGGCTGGAAGTGCTCGAGACGCTGCGGGCCCGGGGCGTGCGCATCTACGCGCACGCCACCATCCCCCGGGTGGCCACGGGGGACGATCCCTTCGAGGAGAGGCCGTACTACGCGCGATTCGGCCCGCAGCTGCGGTCGTACAGCCTGTGGGCGGACCGGGCCGCGCGAGGAGACCCCGGGGCGGCACAGCGGCTAGAGGAGGTGAGACACGCCCTCCCTCCGGAAGTCCTCGCGGACTTCCTGGTTCTACGGGAGCGCGGCCGAAGGATCCACCTGGAGGCCCTGGAGCTCGTGCGGCGGGGGGTTCTCAAGCGGCTGCACCTCACCCTGGACGACACCGCGCCCGAGGGCCTTTCCGTGATGGACCGCCGGTTCCTCTCCGAGCGCGTCCGAGCCCTCGGCCTCCAGGACCGCGTGCGGATCTACCCGGGCGCAGACGAGGTTCCGTGCACCCTCCTTGCCCGGTTGCTGCTGGATGAAGTCGCCCGCAGGCCGCGGGTCCGGGTGATCTCCCCCGTGGCAGACCTTGAGCGGATTCCCACCCGGTACGAGGACGAACCCCTGGGAAGATTGCTGCGCGGTCACCTGGAGGCCGCGGGCCTCCGGGAGGCCGGGCCGGGGGAGGAAGCGGATCTCGTGGTGGCCCTGAACGCGCCGGGCCGGGCCCAGGGCGAGGCCGCGCATCAGCCAGATCCCGGGTGGGTGGACACCCCGGAGCGGGACCTGGGAGCCTTTGTGGACCGCATCGGGGAAGCCGTGCGCGCCGGCTTACCGGTGGCGGTCCTGGACGTGGCCTACGCGAACGGCGCGGACGACCGGTTCGTGCGCCTCCTGTTGGACCGGGTGGACCCCACCCGGCTTGCGGCCTACGCGGGGTGGAACACCGCGGGAAACACCCTCGGAAGTGGCCTTGGACTCGGGGTGGCGACCCTGCTCGGGACGAATCCCCTGCCCCGACTGGAGGCGCTCCTCGTGCGGCTCGCGGAGGACTGGCTCTATCAGGCCCGGGTGCGGCAGGAGGCGGACCGGGCCCTGGAACACCCCGACCCTTACGACCTCGGGCCCCTCTGGCCCCGTGCCCAGGAGGAAGTGCGTGGACGCCTCGTTCCCCGCATCGAGGCCCTGTGGCGGGAGCACTTCGCCCCGAGGCTTCCTTCTGTCGCCCTCCGCCTGGAGCCGCCGGAGCTCAGTTGGCCTCGGCTGCACGGCGTCCGGGTCCGGCTGCGGATCGTGCCCGGAGGGTGA
- a CDS encoding N-acetylmannosamine kinase: MSSVILALDIGGTKIAAARVVEGVVLERREVPTPAREGPQAVIRTALSLLEDWRRGAVGLGVASGGVVHRGRVVHANPRVLPDWEGLDLRAVFRATTGLPVEVLNDAQAAAWGEYRYGAGRGLESLAFVTVSTGIGAGLVLGGRLLLGTAGLAGHLGHTVCEPEGEACGCGRRGCLETVASGMALAEAARRRFGVPLDARTVLERAQHGNPEACALVDRAAEALAQALGDLQALVDPQAVVLGGGVGLNPYYRGRLEAALSRLPGPFRPRLLPSALGPDAGLLGVADRVGL, from the coding sequence GTGAGCTCGGTGATCCTGGCCCTGGACATCGGCGGCACCAAGATCGCCGCGGCCCGGGTGGTGGAAGGGGTTGTGCTGGAGCGGCGGGAGGTCCCCACCCCCGCTCGGGAAGGGCCCCAAGCGGTGATCCGCACCGCCCTGAGCCTCCTCGAGGACTGGAGGCGGGGGGCCGTGGGGCTCGGGGTGGCGAGCGGAGGGGTCGTCCACCGGGGTCGGGTGGTCCACGCGAACCCCCGCGTCCTGCCCGACTGGGAAGGGTTGGACCTGAGGGCGGTGTTCCGGGCAACCACGGGGCTACCGGTGGAGGTTTTGAACGACGCCCAGGCCGCGGCCTGGGGGGAGTACCGATACGGCGCGGGCCGGGGTCTTGAATCCCTGGCCTTCGTCACCGTCTCCACGGGGATCGGCGCGGGGCTGGTGCTCGGAGGCCGGCTCCTCTTGGGTACCGCGGGGCTCGCGGGCCACCTGGGGCACACGGTCTGCGAGCCGGAGGGGGAAGCGTGCGGGTGCGGCCGGAGGGGGTGCCTGGAGACCGTGGCCTCCGGGATGGCCCTCGCGGAGGCCGCCCGCCGGCGGTTCGGAGTCCCCCTCGACGCCCGGACGGTGTTGGAGCGGGCTCAGCACGGGAATCCGGAAGCTTGCGCGCTCGTGGACCGTGCGGCCGAAGCCCTCGCGCAGGCCCTGGGAGATCTCCAGGCCCTCGTGGACCCCCAGGCCGTGGTGCTGGGAGGAGGCGTGGGTCTCAACCCCTATTACCGGGGGCGCCTGGAGGCCGCCCTCTCCCGCCTTCCCGGTCCCTTCCGCCCCCGCTTGCTCCCCTCCGCCCTGGGACCGGACGCGGGCCTGCTGGGGGTGGCGGACCGGGTAGGACTTTGA
- a CDS encoding heat-stable protein: MWKTLRHLVLAAEPRGDADAVHRLVKAATEGGVDAIAMVGDLTGPNPTAETLASLFKILGSANLPTYHVPGPDDAPIVDYLREAYNVELVYPFMHSVHGTFSIGPGHVVFAGMGGEIIDEATRTREEVTRLRYEAWEVEYRLKVLQELKDSLKVFLFTTPPAHRGLGEAGSQELAQLVKTYNPQLVVVRTPELRTETLGASLVVSPGFLIQGSAALFDFRERRVERFSLS; encoded by the coding sequence ATGTGGAAGACCCTTCGGCATCTGGTACTCGCCGCGGAACCCCGGGGAGATGCGGACGCGGTCCACAGACTCGTGAAGGCAGCCACTGAGGGAGGGGTGGACGCCATCGCGATGGTCGGGGACCTCACCGGTCCGAACCCCACCGCGGAGACCCTTGCATCCCTCTTCAAGATCCTGGGATCCGCCAACCTGCCCACCTATCACGTCCCGGGGCCGGACGACGCGCCCATCGTGGACTACCTGCGGGAAGCCTACAACGTCGAGCTCGTCTACCCGTTCATGCACAGTGTGCACGGCACCTTCTCCATCGGCCCCGGACACGTGGTGTTCGCAGGGATGGGCGGGGAGATCATAGACGAGGCGACCCGCACCCGGGAGGAAGTCACCCGCCTGCGCTACGAGGCGTGGGAGGTGGAGTACCGCTTGAAGGTGCTGCAGGAGCTGAAGGACTCCCTCAAGGTTTTCCTGTTCACCACCCCGCCCGCGCACCGAGGTTTGGGGGAAGCGGGAAGCCAGGAGCTCGCCCAGCTCGTGAAGACCTATAACCCGCAGCTCGTGGTGGTGCGCACCCCGGAGTTGCGCACGGAGACCCTGGGCGCCTCCCTCGTGGTGAGTCCAGGATTCCTCATCCAGGGATCGGCGGCTCTGTTTGACTTCCGGGAGCGTCGCGTGGAGCGTTTCTCCCTGTCGTAG
- a CDS encoding metal ABC transporter permease, with translation MILHEIFVAPMQYAFMQRALLAAVMVGGICAVLSCFLLVKRWALLGDAVSHAVLPGVAFAYLLNLPFFLGAVITGMATALGISAVERHTRIKEDSAMGILFTGAFALGFVLISRIRSRAIDLFHILFGNVLGVSDVDLLLTAATGVLVLGVVALFYKELVLWTFDPTAASAMGVPVAALHYTLMLLLSVTIVASLQAVGIVLVVAMLITPGATAYLLADRMSRMIPLAVGVGVVSGLSGLYLSYHLNVASGPTMVLVATVLFLLAVLLGPREGVLWDAVRRRQAARRVAREDLLKQAYLADRGGGASVDLLARRLGLAPSAVLALARRAAQEGLVELRDGGVRLTSRGREQAVALVRSHRLWERYLVDRGGVPWTDVHAEAERLEHLAPRELAAELDEALGRPVRDPHGARIPRDVREPFEPVRRLMERQEGEVVDVLEVEDEDPEVLRRLSEKGVLPGIRLEVLEVREGGIRVRIDDREEHLEPDLAWAVLTAVD, from the coding sequence ATGATCCTTCACGAGATCTTCGTGGCCCCCATGCAGTACGCGTTCATGCAGCGAGCCCTCCTGGCCGCGGTGATGGTGGGCGGGATCTGCGCGGTTTTGAGCTGCTTTCTGCTGGTGAAGCGGTGGGCCCTGCTGGGGGATGCCGTCTCCCACGCGGTGCTGCCTGGCGTGGCCTTCGCATACCTCCTGAACCTTCCCTTCTTCCTGGGAGCGGTGATCACGGGCATGGCGACGGCGCTCGGGATCTCCGCGGTGGAGCGGCACACCCGCATCAAGGAAGACTCCGCCATGGGGATCCTGTTTACCGGAGCCTTCGCCCTGGGCTTTGTGCTCATCAGCCGCATCCGCAGCCGCGCCATTGACCTTTTCCACATCCTGTTCGGAAACGTGCTCGGCGTCTCGGATGTCGACCTCCTGCTCACCGCGGCAACCGGTGTCCTGGTGCTCGGGGTGGTGGCGCTCTTCTACAAGGAGCTCGTACTGTGGACGTTCGATCCCACCGCGGCGAGCGCCATGGGGGTCCCGGTGGCAGCCCTCCACTACACCCTCATGCTTCTGCTGTCCGTCACCATCGTGGCGTCCCTGCAGGCGGTGGGGATCGTGCTGGTGGTGGCCATGCTGATCACACCGGGGGCGACCGCCTACCTCCTGGCGGACCGCATGTCCCGCATGATCCCCCTGGCGGTCGGGGTGGGGGTGGTCTCCGGCCTGAGCGGCCTGTACCTCTCCTACCACCTGAACGTGGCTTCCGGCCCCACCATGGTGCTCGTGGCCACCGTCCTCTTCCTCCTGGCCGTGCTCCTGGGGCCGCGGGAGGGGGTCCTGTGGGACGCGGTGCGGCGACGTCAGGCCGCCCGGCGGGTGGCGCGGGAGGACCTGTTGAAGCAGGCCTACCTCGCGGACCGCGGGGGAGGAGCCTCCGTGGACCTCCTGGCCCGGCGACTCGGCCTTGCGCCCTCCGCGGTGCTCGCCCTTGCCCGGCGGGCGGCGCAGGAGGGGCTGGTGGAACTGCGGGACGGTGGGGTCCGGCTCACCTCCCGGGGCCGGGAGCAGGCGGTGGCCCTGGTGCGCTCCCACCGCCTGTGGGAGCGGTACCTGGTGGACCGCGGGGGCGTGCCGTGGACCGACGTGCACGCGGAGGCGGAGCGCCTGGAGCACCTAGCTCCCCGGGAGCTCGCGGCAGAGCTGGACGAGGCCCTGGGTCGTCCGGTTCGAGATCCCCACGGTGCCCGCATTCCGAGAGATGTCCGGGAACCCTTCGAACCGGTCCGGCGGCTGATGGAACGGCAGGAGGGGGAGGTGGTGGACGTCCTCGAGGTGGAGGACGAGGATCCGGAGGTTCTGCGTCGTCTATCCGAGAAGGGGGTCCTTCCGGGAATCCGCCTCGAGGTGCTGGAGGTACGCGAGGGGGGCATCCGGGTGCGCATCGACGACCGGGAGGAGCACCTGGAACCCGATCTGGCGTGGGCGGTCCTCACCGCCGTGGACTGA
- a CDS encoding metal ABC transporter ATP-binding protein produces the protein MSRPAIEVRNLTVSYREQPAVRHVSFQIEPGLLVGLVGPNGAGKSTLLKALVGLVVPDTGAVRIFGQPISQTRRLVAYVPQRSEVDWDYPIVVEEVVLMGRFVHLGLVRRPGPEDRRIAREALRQVGMEGFADRQIGQLSGGQQQRVFLARALAQEARVLLLDEPFVGVDAATEETIYVLLRRLQQEGRTVVVATHDLSRAQTAFDRLLLLNQVLVAYGPPERVFTPELLQRTYGGRLTLLEAAHQRGGEAP, from the coding sequence ATGAGCAGACCGGCCATCGAGGTTCGCAACCTTACGGTCTCCTACCGGGAGCAACCCGCCGTCCGCCACGTGTCGTTCCAGATCGAGCCGGGTCTCCTCGTGGGCCTCGTGGGCCCCAACGGAGCCGGGAAGTCCACGCTCCTCAAGGCCCTGGTGGGGCTGGTCGTGCCGGACACGGGGGCGGTGCGGATCTTCGGCCAACCCATCTCGCAGACCCGACGCCTCGTGGCGTACGTGCCCCAGCGCAGTGAGGTGGACTGGGACTACCCCATCGTGGTGGAGGAGGTGGTCCTCATGGGGCGGTTCGTCCACCTGGGCTTGGTCCGCCGGCCCGGACCGGAGGACCGGAGGATCGCCCGGGAGGCCCTGCGCCAGGTGGGGATGGAGGGATTCGCGGATCGCCAGATCGGGCAGCTCTCGGGCGGCCAGCAGCAACGGGTCTTCCTCGCCCGTGCCCTGGCCCAGGAGGCCCGGGTGCTGCTTTTGGACGAACCCTTCGTGGGAGTGGACGCGGCCACGGAGGAAACCATCTATGTCCTGCTGCGCCGACTGCAGCAGGAGGGACGAACGGTGGTGGTGGCCACCCACGACCTCAGCCGGGCGCAGACCGCCTTCGATCGCCTCCTGCTCCTCAACCAGGTGCTGGTGGCCTACGGGCCGCCCGAGCGGGTCTTCACTCCCGAGCTCCTGCAACGCACCTACGGCGGCCGTCTCACCCTGCTGGAGGCCGCACATCAGAGAGGGGGGGAGGCGCCATGA
- a CDS encoding metal ABC transporter substrate-binding protein, with the protein MRRFLPLLAILLAACAAPAADPASGRPRVVATINILADLTRQVAGDRLEVSSLLPVGADPHTYEPVPRDVQRIAEAQVVVYNGLKLEKWLEKLLENAGGRFVLVEATRGLQPAVQETGPYRGDPDPHLWMDPVFAQVYVRNIRDALVAFDPAGRAEYEANARRYLQELERLHRWIREQIQQIPPARRKLVTTHDAFRYFGHRYGFQVVGTIWGISTEDEPSAQEIARLVDRIRRERVPAVFVETTINPKLMERVAREAGVRIGGKLYGDSLGPAGRGADTYIGMMRHNVKTIVEALR; encoded by the coding sequence GTGAGGCGGTTCCTTCCCCTCCTCGCCATCCTCCTGGCCGCCTGCGCGGCGCCCGCGGCGGATCCGGCATCGGGCAGACCCCGCGTGGTCGCCACCATCAACATCCTCGCGGACCTCACGCGGCAGGTGGCCGGAGACCGCCTGGAGGTCAGCAGCCTTCTCCCCGTGGGCGCCGACCCCCACACCTACGAGCCCGTTCCCCGGGACGTGCAGCGGATCGCGGAGGCGCAGGTGGTGGTCTACAACGGCCTCAAGCTGGAGAAGTGGCTGGAGAAGCTGCTGGAGAACGCGGGCGGAAGGTTCGTCCTGGTGGAGGCCACCCGGGGCCTGCAGCCCGCCGTCCAGGAGACCGGCCCGTACCGGGGCGATCCCGACCCGCACCTCTGGATGGATCCCGTGTTCGCACAGGTGTACGTCCGGAACATCCGGGATGCCCTGGTGGCCTTTGATCCCGCGGGCCGTGCGGAGTACGAGGCAAACGCCCGTCGGTATCTCCAGGAGCTGGAACGCCTGCACCGCTGGATCCGGGAGCAGATCCAGCAGATCCCGCCCGCGCGCCGGAAACTCGTGACCACCCACGACGCCTTCCGGTACTTCGGGCATCGCTACGGTTTCCAGGTGGTGGGGACCATCTGGGGGATCAGCACGGAGGATGAGCCCTCGGCCCAGGAGATCGCGCGCCTCGTAGACCGCATCCGGCGGGAGCGGGTTCCCGCGGTCTTCGTGGAGACCACCATCAACCCCAAGCTCATGGAGCGGGTGGCCCGGGAGGCCGGGGTGCGCATCGGCGGCAAGCTCTACGGGGACTCCTTGGGACCTGCGGGGAGGGGGGCGGACACCTACATCGGGATGATGCGCCACAACGTGAAGACGATCGTGGAGGCGCTGCGATGA
- a CDS encoding metal-dependent transcriptional regulator yields the protein MATTAAVQDYLKAIYKLGQSGWVSTNAIARRMKVAPASVTKMLKRLSARGLVTHTPYRGVRLTPKGERAALEVIRHHRLVERYLADRLGLPVEAVHGEAERLEHVLSELLEEHIAASLGDPAVDPHGDPIPSREGELRERRFPRLSEILEGPVCVVRVRDSDARTLRKLSGLGLLPGRRARVLGRRPDGRVEVQLPSGSVVRLGQRVAESVFVEAVP from the coding sequence ATGGCCACCACCGCCGCCGTCCAGGACTACCTGAAGGCCATCTACAAGCTGGGGCAGAGCGGGTGGGTGAGCACCAACGCCATCGCCCGGCGCATGAAGGTGGCCCCGGCATCCGTCACCAAGATGCTCAAGCGCCTGAGCGCCCGGGGCCTCGTCACCCACACCCCGTATCGCGGGGTCCGGCTCACCCCGAAGGGGGAACGGGCAGCCCTGGAGGTGATCCGGCACCATCGGCTCGTGGAGCGATACCTGGCGGACCGTCTGGGCCTCCCCGTGGAGGCGGTGCACGGGGAGGCGGAGCGGCTGGAGCACGTGCTCTCCGAGCTCCTGGAGGAGCACATCGCGGCCTCCCTGGGCGACCCCGCGGTGGATCCGCACGGGGATCCCATCCCCAGTCGCGAGGGGGAGCTGCGGGAACGACGCTTCCCCCGCCTCAGCGAGATCCTCGAGGGCCCCGTGTGCGTGGTCCGGGTACGGGACAGCGACGCCCGCACCTTGCGGAAGCTCTCGGGTCTGGGCTTGCTTCCCGGCAGGCGGGCCCGGGTTCTGGGACGGCGCCCGGATGGTCGGGTGGAGGTTCAGCTCCCCTCTGGGTCCGTGGTGCGGCTCGGGCAGCGGGTGGCGGAGAGCGTCTTCGTGGAGGCTGTGCCGTGA
- a CDS encoding cation diffusion facilitator family transporter, with product MPPPSSPGHRATPLRAALVSVSVSVGILGLKAAAYLLTGSVAFLSDAAESVVNVVAANIALVALAVAARPPDAGHPYGHGKAEYISGATEGALVAVTGAWVVITAFRRLLRPVPLQALDWGLSLVAIATLANYLTARFLLRVSREVESLALEADARHLLADVLTSLAALGGVGLVWLTGVVWLDPVVGGTVGLNIVAMGVRVYREALGGLMDRSLPEPEEARIRAILEAHRDEILDYHALRTRRVGPQRFLDLHLVLHRTLSVGEAHALCDHLEEDIREELPGTDITIHVEPCGPTCPRCTPVPSRGDPGPGEDSGSP from the coding sequence TTGCCTCCTCCATCCAGCCCGGGCCACCGGGCGACGCCGCTGCGGGCCGCCCTCGTTTCCGTGAGCGTGAGCGTGGGGATCCTGGGGCTGAAGGCCGCCGCCTACCTCCTCACGGGGTCCGTGGCCTTTCTCTCGGATGCCGCGGAGTCCGTGGTGAACGTGGTGGCGGCGAACATCGCCCTGGTGGCTTTGGCCGTGGCCGCAAGGCCTCCGGACGCGGGGCACCCGTACGGCCACGGGAAGGCGGAGTACATCAGCGGGGCCACGGAAGGGGCCCTCGTGGCCGTGACCGGGGCATGGGTGGTGATCACCGCCTTCAGACGCCTCCTGCGTCCCGTGCCCCTCCAGGCCCTGGACTGGGGGCTCAGCCTGGTGGCCATCGCGACCCTCGCGAACTACCTGACCGCCCGGTTCCTCCTGCGCGTCTCCCGCGAGGTGGAGTCCCTGGCCCTGGAGGCGGATGCCCGGCACCTGCTGGCGGACGTCCTGACCTCCCTCGCGGCCCTGGGAGGCGTGGGCTTGGTCTGGCTCACGGGCGTGGTGTGGCTGGATCCTGTGGTGGGCGGGACCGTGGGCCTGAACATCGTGGCAATGGGCGTGCGGGTGTACCGGGAAGCCCTCGGCGGCCTCATGGACCGGTCGCTTCCGGAGCCGGAGGAGGCCAGGATCCGGGCCATCCTCGAGGCACACCGGGACGAGATCCTCGACTACCACGCCCTGCGGACCCGCAGAGTAGGGCCCCAACGCTTCCTCGACCTCCACCTCGTCCTCCACCGAACCCTCTCCGTGGGGGAAGCCCACGCCCTCTGCGATCACCTGGAGGAGGACATCCGGGAGGAACTGCCCGGTACGGACATCACCATCCACGTGGAGCCGTGCGGCCCCACCTGCCCCCGCTGCACGCCCGTCCCCTCGCGGGGCGACCCCGGGCCCGGGGAGGACTCCGGTTCCCCGTAG
- a CDS encoding radical SAM protein, which yields MLAQRGIPREVHGDGRFVRREFTPAYLRTYEEGRLREKVEEALEALRDCTLCPRNCHTNRLENRFAVCRVGRYARVSAFFPHFGEEDVLRGWRGSGTIFFSWCNLRCVFCQNFETSQIGEGVDVTPQELAAMMLRLQELGCHNINLVTPEHVVPQILEALPYAIEKGLRLPIVYNTSAYDSLHSIRLMDGVVDIYMPDFKLWDRERARRYLLAPDYPEVARQVIAAMHAQVGDLTVDEDGIALRGLLVRHLVMPGMLEDTREILRWLGRLSRDTYVNVMDQYHPAWKAKTDPKYRDINRRIFPEELEQAYRYAREAGLWRLDRRWRRIAGLVWL from the coding sequence CTGCTCGCACAGCGTGGGATTCCCCGGGAGGTCCACGGAGACGGCCGGTTCGTGCGCCGGGAGTTCACCCCCGCCTACCTGCGGACCTACGAGGAAGGGCGGTTGCGGGAGAAGGTGGAGGAGGCCCTGGAGGCCCTGCGCGACTGCACGCTCTGCCCCCGGAACTGCCACACGAACCGCCTGGAGAACCGGTTCGCGGTGTGCCGGGTGGGCCGATACGCCCGGGTCTCCGCCTTCTTCCCCCACTTCGGGGAGGAGGACGTGCTGCGGGGCTGGCGGGGAAGCGGGACCATCTTTTTCTCGTGGTGCAACCTGAGATGCGTCTTCTGTCAGAACTTCGAGACCAGCCAGATCGGGGAAGGGGTGGATGTGACGCCTCAGGAACTGGCGGCCATGATGCTGCGGCTGCAGGAGCTGGGCTGCCACAACATCAACCTCGTGACCCCCGAGCACGTGGTGCCGCAGATCCTCGAGGCCCTTCCGTACGCCATCGAGAAGGGGTTGCGACTCCCCATCGTATACAACACCAGCGCCTACGACAGTCTCCACTCCATCCGGCTCATGGACGGGGTGGTGGACATCTACATGCCCGATTTCAAGCTGTGGGACCGGGAGCGGGCCCGGCGCTACCTCCTTGCTCCCGACTACCCGGAGGTGGCCCGGCAGGTGATCGCCGCCATGCACGCCCAGGTGGGGGACCTCACGGTGGACGAGGACGGGATCGCCCTGCGGGGTCTGCTGGTGCGGCACCTGGTGATGCCGGGCATGCTGGAGGACACCCGGGAAATCCTGCGCTGGCTGGGGCGGCTGTCTCGGGACACCTACGTGAACGTCATGGACCAGTACCATCCTGCGTGGAAGGCGAAGACGGACCCGAAGTACCGGGACATCAACCGCCGCATCTTCCCGGAGGAGCTGGAGCAGGCCTACCGCTACGCCCGGGAGGCCGGGCTGTGGCGGCTGGACCGCCGCTGGCGCCGAATTGCGGGGCTGGTGTGGCTGTAG
- a CDS encoding peptidoglycan DD-metalloendopeptidase family protein — translation MRPVQGGFRGVLGLLLGVLLASPALGLPVSVDRKLQELREALSQKRRALVATRARERRVLAELERIERTREALERERERLAARLQRVRAEERRTQERLIAAEVRLRQSRARLARRLRDIYRAGRAGYVDVLLGARTFPEFLNRFRFLSRIVRADTALLDRTRREYGAWRELRAELGARRREMEALAQALAARDRALREHERDKRMLLDRISRERALYERAVEELEEDSRRLEALIRRLQGSAAPTRISLRIRAGLVWPARGPVVSGFGVRLHPLFRIRRMHTGVDIAAPWGSPVRAASPGTVIYTGWFGGYGKIVLVDHGGGVSTLYGHLSAILVSPGQRVPAGALLGRVGSTGYTTGPHLHFEVRFRGRPVDPLRP, via the coding sequence GTGAGACCGGTGCAGGGCGGGTTCCGGGGAGTTCTTGGCCTCCTCCTGGGCGTGCTTCTAGCCTCCCCGGCCCTGGGGCTTCCGGTGAGCGTGGACCGGAAGCTGCAGGAGCTCCGGGAGGCCCTCTCCCAAAAGCGGCGGGCCCTGGTGGCCACCAGGGCCCGCGAGCGCCGGGTCCTCGCGGAACTGGAGCGCATCGAGCGCACCCGGGAAGCTCTGGAGCGGGAGCGGGAGAGATTGGCGGCCCGGCTCCAAAGGGTCCGCGCGGAGGAGCGCCGCACGCAGGAGCGCTTGATCGCCGCGGAGGTCCGTCTCCGACAGAGCAGGGCGCGGCTTGCAAGGCGGCTCCGGGACATCTACCGGGCCGGCCGTGCGGGGTACGTGGATGTGCTCCTGGGAGCCCGCACCTTTCCGGAGTTCCTCAACCGCTTCCGGTTCCTGAGCCGCATCGTGCGGGCGGATACAGCACTCCTCGACCGGACACGCCGGGAGTACGGGGCGTGGCGGGAGCTCCGGGCAGAGCTCGGGGCACGGCGACGGGAGATGGAGGCCCTCGCGCAGGCCCTGGCGGCCCGGGACCGAGCCCTCCGGGAGCACGAGCGGGACAAGCGCATGCTCCTCGATCGCATCTCCAGGGAGCGTGCCCTGTACGAGCGGGCGGTGGAGGAGCTGGAGGAGGACTCCCGACGCCTGGAGGCCCTGATCCGCCGGTTGCAGGGGAGTGCTGCGCCCACGCGGATCAGCCTACGCATCCGGGCCGGGCTCGTCTGGCCGGCCCGGGGTCCGGTGGTCTCCGGTTTCGGGGTCCGCCTGCATCCCCTCTTCCGGATCCGCAGGATGCATACGGGCGTGGACATCGCGGCTCCCTGGGGGAGCCCGGTCCGCGCCGCATCCCCGGGTACGGTGATCTACACAGGGTGGTTCGGGGGGTATGGGAAGATCGTGCTCGTGGACCACGGGGGAGGGGTGAGCACCCTCTACGGGCATCTCTCCGCCATCCTGGTCTCCCCGGGCCAGCGGGTCCCCGCCGGCGCCCTGCTGGGACGGGTGGGCAGTACGGGCTACACCACCGGTCCGCACCTCCACTTCGAGGTCCGGTTCAGGGGGCGCCCCGTGGATCCCCTGAGGCCCTGA